One Anabas testudineus chromosome 15, fAnaTes1.2, whole genome shotgun sequence genomic window carries:
- the LOC113157975 gene encoding coiled-coil domain-containing protein 177, giving the protein MDRLKSTSSVLHLDLNNFDSVDAERSRCVLTSPRSLESCARLGIKPVELLIKSLNELVAERHGVPFEAVRVMHESYEKERMKLLQMCQRERERIIKSDRSRWPGSNKVSGLEVMSVTKLKGHPEERQVTGSLPYADLCLKGKSVSVSPCSAAGYRDPDRSTVCSLALGDLRPSTASEMKLERLTKDINKKMSVTVSERDRKIAALMLVKHQEEQARLQLCQQEEQQRQEARKQEEALQAQLEVKRRKKLKQSMQRWQEELEARRRLRERQEEDQVGKLKQEALLQQDRWRRQKEEVEAQRRVKIEAAHNEAAGRKLYQEKLLSEKEHVKKKDQERERQVALVREQRARRSKALQERKERKRLQEENHKELLRHILLKQQVEQQKEEAEAQLRSALEKKLQHSSEKRAQVVEARLRELRERAARDEEQIQRAQLRARLQSVEQLTHKQLLVRLSQRRAERAALHASAQHKSRAQQTQQHNKHRHACHRRLRERMHREEEDVRKMRESYISMKEWRRERMRQQREQIQEEAQRLARASFHMRESVRQQTHSRTFDKMALEAQLTAAMSHMTL; this is encoded by the coding sequence ATGGACCGGCTGAAGTCCACATCCTCTGTGCTTCACTTGGACCTGAATAACTTTGACTCGGTCGACGCAGAGAGGAGTCGGTGTGTTCTGACAAGCCCACGCTCACTGGAGTCTTGTGCTCGACTCGGGATCAAACCTGTTGAACTTCTGATTAAGTCTCTAAACGAACTGGTTGCTGAAAGGCACGGCGTGCCATTTGAGGCGGTCAGAGTTATGCATGAATCCTACGAAAAGGAGAGAATGAAGCTTCTACAAATGTGTcagcgggagagagagaggattatCAAGTCGGATAGAAGCAGGTGGCCAGGCAGTAATAAAGTCTCAGGCCTGGAAGTGATGTCTGTAACCAAACTGAAGGGTCACCCAGAGGAGAGACAGGTAACAGGGTCATTGCCATATGCAGATCTGTGCTTGAAAGGGAAATCTGTGAGTGTGTCCCCGTGTTCTGCTGCTGGTTACAGAGACCCAGACAGGAGCACAGTCTGCAGCCTCGCTCTGGGAGACCTCAGACCCTCCACAGCTTCTGAGATGAAACTCGAGAGGCTCACCAAGGACATCAACAAGAAGATGTCTGTCACAGTATCAGAGAGAGACCGCAAGATAGCGGCTCTCATGCTGGTGAAGCATCAGGAGGAGCAGGCTcgtctgcagctctgtcagcaggaggagcagcagcgaCAGGAGGCTCGAAAGCAGGAGGAGGCCTTGCAGGCTCAGCTGGAGgtaaagaggaggaagaagctgAAGCAGAGCATGCAACGCTGGCAGGAGGAGCTAGAGGCACGCAGGAGGCTGAGGGAACGTCAGGAGGAAGACCAAGTGGGGAAACTCAAGCAGGAGGCGCTGCTGCAACAGGACCGCTGGAGGAggcagaaggaggaggtggaggcccAGCGCAGAGTAAAGATAGAGGCTGCACATAATGAGGCTGCAGGACGCAAACTGTAccaggagaagctgctgagcgAGAAGGAgcatgtgaaaaagaaagatcaagagagggagagacaggttGCCTTGGTGAGGGAGCAGAGAGCCAGAAGGAGCAAAGCTCtgcaggagaggaaggagaggaagaggctgcaggaggaaaaTCACAAGGAGCTGCTACGACACATACTGCTGAaacagcaggtggagcagcagaaggaggaagcagaggccCAGCTGAGGAGTGCACTCgagaagaagctgcagcactCCTCAGAGAAGCGCGCCCAAGTTGTAGAGGCACGGCTGAGGGAGCTGCGGGAGCGGGCAGCCCGAGACGAGGAGCAGATTCAGAGAGCACAGCTGAGGGCCAGACTGCAAAGCGTGGagcagctcacacacaaacagctccTGGTGCGACTGAGCCAGCGTCGCGCGGAGAGAGCCGCCCTGCACGCCTCAGCGCAGCACAAGAGCAGAGCTCAgcagacacagcaacacaacaaacacagacacgccTGCCACCGGAGGCTCAGGGAGAGGAtgcacagagaagaggaggacgTGAGAAAGATGAGGGAGAGTTACATCTCCATGAAggagtggaggagggagaggatgaggCAACAGCGAGAGCAGATACAGGAGGAGGCGCAGAGGCTGGCCCGGGCCTCGTTTCACATGAGGGAGAGCGTgagacagcagacacacagtcgAACCTTTGATAAGATGGCTCTGGAGGCTCAGCTGACCGCCGCTATGAGTCACATGACACTATGA